The following coding sequences lie in one Miscanthus floridulus cultivar M001 chromosome 9, ASM1932011v1, whole genome shotgun sequence genomic window:
- the LOC136481860 gene encoding uncharacterized protein isoform X1 — translation MGGPSVTNFQRQLSASVVEQKQVGSNTSAAWLLSQGSKIQLFNRSTTTALVTQETSQPEQQPPSSAAEERLTRGRMTRSNLAANSGAVYTTAKQLKETAARKRSALSKKNTQEES, via the exons ATGGGAGGTCCTTCCGTTACCAATTTCCAGCGGCAGCTTTCAGCTTCAGTTGTTGAACAAAAGCAGGTGGGCAGCAACACATCAGCAGCTTGGTTGTTATCTCAG GGCTCCAAAATACAATTGTTTAACAGGTCCACCACAACAGCATTA GTTACCCAAGAAACCAGCCAGCCAGAACAACAACCCCCTTCTTCCGCAGCTGAAGAACGTCTCACTAGAGGGCGCATGACTAGAAGTAATTTGGCAGCGAATTCGGGTGCTGTTTATACTACAGCAAAGCAACTGAAGGAAACTGCAGCTAGGAAAAGATCTGCATTGTCCAAAAAGAATACACAG gaggaatcttga
- the LOC136481860 gene encoding uncharacterized protein isoform X3: protein MDKIGAEVRDGVLYLTIPKLTAGGKVTQETSQPEQQPPSSAAEERLTRGRMTRSNLAANSGAVYTTAKQLKETAARKRSALSKKNTQEES, encoded by the exons ATGGATAAGATCGGCGCGGAGGTGAGGGACGGCGTGCTCTACCTCACCATACCCAAGCTCACAGCAGGGGGCAAG GTTACCCAAGAAACCAGCCAGCCAGAACAACAACCCCCTTCTTCCGCAGCTGAAGAACGTCTCACTAGAGGGCGCATGACTAGAAGTAATTTGGCAGCGAATTCGGGTGCTGTTTATACTACAGCAAAGCAACTGAAGGAAACTGCAGCTAGGAAAAGATCTGCATTGTCCAAAAAGAATACACAG gaggaatcttga
- the LOC136481860 gene encoding uncharacterized protein isoform X2: MGGPSVTNFQRQLSASVVEQKQGSKIQLFNRSTTTALVTQETSQPEQQPPSSAAEERLTRGRMTRSNLAANSGAVYTTAKQLKETAARKRSALSKKNTQEES; the protein is encoded by the exons ATGGGAGGTCCTTCCGTTACCAATTTCCAGCGGCAGCTTTCAGCTTCAGTTGTTGAACAAAAGCAG GGCTCCAAAATACAATTGTTTAACAGGTCCACCACAACAGCATTA GTTACCCAAGAAACCAGCCAGCCAGAACAACAACCCCCTTCTTCCGCAGCTGAAGAACGTCTCACTAGAGGGCGCATGACTAGAAGTAATTTGGCAGCGAATTCGGGTGCTGTTTATACTACAGCAAAGCAACTGAAGGAAACTGCAGCTAGGAAAAGATCTGCATTGTCCAAAAAGAATACACAG gaggaatcttga